One genomic segment of Leishmania major strain Friedlin complete genome, chromosome 8 includes these proteins:
- a CDS encoding putative protein kinase: protein MRDAAATERERLPSPADGDVDSLYEDGTEAETAKQRSTVSTTTLLLALPWLGCTLFLVAVLLYVNVHAFSIGNRLVSMPDGVVADVSVQHRDMARYTVLFVSLALLAVHLAISFCLFRRAYHVLWDVQMSLVELSFMVDVIRTHQHSTFFFVDCVERAQRVRESMRYWVKEFSGFKEICAAEMAVNQVTLRLMTRPRESAQRLESPGDTQLPCTGSGTSSPVQLARSGRLPPDTAAAAFRLPQDAAWSPHAQSVRTDSAHADPGPGRQLAGHHSGSRHSLSFTTEIGVAQVPFEVTLKRRHVALLLLSFLTYRELVRAEAEEARQISRDFIAAVNMCAQRYKACIVELYSDRAILSWNAFFESAGNYAQTCAQCGECFHDRFVRRFPPESGAYFSTAGYTGHIVCGTTTEKSLLLHGQPVSMLRGLPTLLEMRYCAYVWLGTPPPACTSSPLSWTRIGAVQAGADFSVDLHAMRRTSAEPLPAAMVWHMPQWTIFGDERAVRAEVLTNAGAARLQQGGGDTAPVTPTSTAAATGVANALPSSPFLSSSLSLRGVGTPYETFYDRSHNRYQLSNTVLGESKSCVVRLAISETGNFVAVKEIKIERGDVKPIRRRRYQRENRIIVTRGEKPQWMNEVEIMERHRHTCIVAYISFVEAEEKLRIVMEYVGGGNLLKFASSSRGAEGEGPPMAVLLRNVVEGLKFLHQKGIVHGDIKPQNVLVPDSGPCKIADFGISRRATTTVTSAIEGTPFYMSPEATRGEVTAACDIWSFGIMMAQVLTGRLPYDASVRDYYLVSQFMCNKDVKRELHTPLKKPALDVFLACTQYDPAKRKTAKDLLKMPYFIAHAATSTDDA from the coding sequence ATGCGAgacgcggcagcaacggAACGCGAGCGGCTGCCGAGTCCGGCGGACGGCGACGTGGACAGCCTGTACGAGGATGGCACTgaggcggagacggcgaagCAGAGGAGCACCGTCAGCACCACAACGTTGCTTCTGGCCCTTCCGTGGCTCGGCTGCACGCTGTTCCTGGTCGCCGTTCTCCTCTACGTGAACGTCCACGCCTTCTCCATTGGGAACAGATTGGTGTCGATGCCGGACGGCGTCGTTGCAGACGTCTCTGTGCAACACCGCGACATGGCCCGCTACACTGTCCTGTTCGTGAGCCTTGCCCTCCTGGCGGTGCACTTGGCCATTTCCTTCTGTCTCTTCCGCCGTGCCTATCACGTCTTGTGGGACGTGCAGATGTCCCTCGTGGAGCTGTCCTTCATGGTGGACGTGATCCGGACGCACCAGCACAGTACCTTCTTCTTTGTGGACTGTGTggagcgtgcgcagcgcgtacGGGAATCGATGCGGTACTGGGTGAAGGAGTTTTCCGGCTTCAAGGAGATCTGCGCTGCGGAGATGGCCGTGAACCAAGTGACACTGCGGCTGATGACCCGCCCCAGGGAGAGTGCACAGCGACTGGAGTCGCCCGGCGACACACAGTTGCCGTGCACCGGCTCGGGGACGTCCTCGCCGGTGCAGCTGGCTCGCAGTGGCCGTTTGCCGcccgacaccgccgcggcagccttCCGGCTTCCTCAGGATGCGGCATGGTCGCCACATGCGCAATCGGTGCGCACGGACAGCGCCCATGCCGATCCTGGCCCCGGCCGCCAGCTGGCCGGCCACCACAGCGGCTCTCGCCACTCCCTGTCGTTTACCACGGAGATCGGCGTCGCGCAGGTGCCTTTCGAGGTAACGCTCAAGCGGCGCCACGTggcgcttcttctcctcAGCTTTCTCACCTATCGGGAGCTCGTgcgtgcggaggcggaggaggcacGGCAGATCTCCCGCGacttcatcgccgccgtcaacATGTGCGCTCAGAGGTACAAGGCGTGCATCGTCGAGCTGTACAGTGACCGCGCCATCCTGTCATGGAACGCCTTCTTCGAGTCTGCCGGCAACTACGCCCAGACATGCGCACAGTGCGGGGAGTGCTTCCATGATAGGTTTGTGCGCAGATTCCCCCCTGAGAGCGGCGCGTACTTCAGCACTGCCGGCTACACGGGTCACATTGTGTGCGGCACCACGACGGAGAAGTCGCTCCTGCTTCATGGTCAGCCCGTCTCGATGCTGCGCGGGCTCCCGACGCTGCTCGAGATGCGGTACTGCGCATATGTGTGGCTAGGcaccccaccaccggcgtgcACGAGTTCGCCGCTGTCGTGGACGCGGATTGGTGCCGTGCAGGCCGGAGCTGACTTTTCTGTTGATCTGCATGCCATGCGGCGCACATCggcggagccgctgccggccgCCATGGTGTGGCACATGCCCCAGTGGACGATATTCGGTGACGAGCGCGCCGTGCGCGCAGAGGTGCTGACAaatgccggcgccgcgcggctgcagcagggcGGGGGGGACACCGCGCCGGTGACGCccacgagcaccgccgctgccaccggcgTCGCTAATGCCCTCCCGAGTTCTCCATTCCTTTCGTCCTCGCTGTCCCTCCGCGGTGTTGGCACGCCGTACGAGACGTTCTACGATCGAAGCCACAATCGCTACCAGCTGTCCAACACAGTGCTTGGGGAGTCCAAGTCGTGTGTCGTGCGCCTCGCCATCTCGGAGACCGGCAACTTTGTGGCCGTGAAAGAGATCAAGATAGAACGCGGAGACGTCAAGCCCattcgccggcgccgctatCAGCGCGAGAATCGGATTATCGTGACACGAGGCGAGAAGCCGCAGTGGATGAATGAGGTGGAGATTATGGAGCGGCATCGGCACACGTGTATCGTTGCCTACATCTCTTttgtggaggcggaggaaaAGCTGCGTATTGTCATGGAGtacgtcggcggcggcaacttGCTGAAATTtgcctcctcgtcgcgcggcgcggagggggaggggccgccaatggcggtgctgctgcgcaacgtTGTCGAGGGGCTGAAGTTCCTGCATCAGAAGGGCATCGTGCACGGCGACATCAAGCCGCAGAATGTGCTAGTGCCAGACTCCGGGCCGTGCAAGATCGCCGACTTTGGCATCTCTCGCAGGGCCACCACTACAGTGACCAGCGCGATCGAAGGGACGCCGTTCTACATGTCGCCCGAGGCGACGCGCGGGGAGGTCACAGCGGCGTGCGATATCTGGAGCTTTGGCATCATGATGGCGCAGGTGCTCACGGGCCGCTTGCCCTACGACGCATCCGTGCGCGACTACTACTTGGTCAGCCAGTTCATGTGCAACAAGGACGTGAAGCGAGAGTTGCACACGCCGCTGAAGAAACCCGCCCTCGATGTCTTCCTCGCGTGCACGCAGTACGACCCAGCGAAGCGCAAAACAGCCAAGGACTTACTGAAGATGCCGTACTTCATCGCCCACGCTGCGACCAGCACCGACGATGCGTAG
- a CDS encoding beta tubulin → MREIVSCQAGQCGNQIGSKFWEVIADEHGVDPTGTYQGDSDLQLERINVYFDESAGGRYVPRAVLMDLEPGTMDSVRAGPYGQLFRPDNFIFGQSGAGNNWAKGHYTEGAELIDSVLDVCRKEAESCDCLQGFQLSHSLGGGTGSGMGTLLISKLREEYPDRIMMTFSVIPSPRVSDTVVEPYNTTLSVHQLVENSDESMCIDNEALYDICFRTLKLTTPTFGDLNHLVAAVMSGVTCCLRFPGQLNSDLRKLAVNLVPFPRLHFFMMGFAPLTSRGSQQYRGLSVAELTQQMFDAKNMMQAADPRHGRYLTASALFRGRISTKEVDEQMLNVQNKNSSYFIEWIPNNIKSSICDIPPKGLKMSATFIGNNTCIQEMFRRVGEQFTGMFRRKAFLHWYTGEGMDEMEFTEAESNMNDLVSEYQQYQDATVEEEGEYDEEQEAY, encoded by the coding sequence atGCGCGAGATCGTTTCCTGCCAGGCCGGCCAGTGCGGCAACCAGATCGGCTCCAAGTTTTGGGAGGTGATTGCCGACGAACATGGTGTCGATCCGACTGGTACCTACCAGGGCGACTCGGatctgcagctggagcgcatcaACGTCTACTTCGATGAGTCGGCGGGAGGCCGctacgtgccgcgcgccgtgctgatgGACCTCGAGCCCGGCACTATGGACTCCGTTCGCGCCGGCCCGTACGGCCAGCTGTTCCGCCCGGACAACTTCATCTTTGGTCAGTCCGGCGCTGGCAACAACTGGGCCAAGGGCCACTACACCGAGGGCGCGGAGCTGATCGACTCCGTGCTTGATGTGTGccgcaaggaggcggagagctgcgACTGCCTGCAGGGCTTCCAGCTGTCTCActccctcggcggcggcacgggctcCGGCATGGGCACGCTGCTCATTtccaagctgcgcgaggagtacCCGGACCGGATCATGATGACCTTCTCCGTCATCCCGTCCCCCCGCGTGTCGGATACCGTTGTGGAGCCGTACAACACGACCCTCTCTGTGCACCAGCTCGTGGAGAACTCCGACGAGTCCATGTGCAtcgacaacgaggcgctgtaCGATATTTGCTTCCGCACGCTGAagctgacgacgccgacgttcGGTGACCTGaaccacctcgtcgccgctgtgatGTCTGGCGTGacctgctgcctgcgcttccCTGGCCAGCTGAACTCTGACCTGCGCAAGCTTGCCGTGAACCTCGTGCCGTTCCCGCGCCTGCACTTCTTCATGATgggcttcgcgccgctgacgagccgcggctcgcagcagtaccgcggcctgtccgtcgcggagctgacgcagcagaTGTTCGACGCCAAGAACATGATGCAGGCCGCCGAcccgcgccacggccgctaCCTCACCGCGTCCGCGCTGTTCCGCGGCCGCATATCGACcaaggaggtggacgagcagATGCTGAACGTGCAGAACAAGAACTCCAGCTACTTCATCGAGTGGATCCCGAACAACATCAAGTCGTCCATCTGCGATATCCCGCCCAAGGGACTCAAGATGTCCGCCACCTTCATCGGCAACAACACCTGCATCCAGGAGATgttccgccgcgtcggtgagcagTTCACGGGTATGTTCCGCCGCAAGGCCTTCCTCCACTGGTACACCGGTGAGGGCATGGACGAGATGGAGTTCACCGAGGCCGAGTCCAACATGAACGACCTCGTCTCCGAGTACCAGCAGTACCaggacgccaccgtcgaggaggagggcgagtacGACGAGGAGCAGGAAGCCTACTAA